AACTTATGCGGCAAATCAGCATAAGTAGAATGCTCTAAAAACACATCCGCAATCATTTCGCCACCGCCCATGAAGGGAGGCATTGCTCGCAGCAAATCTCGCTTACCATAAAGGAAGCCGATGCCAGTCGGCCCGCACATCTTGTGGCTGGAAGCAACTAGCCAATCGCAATCAATTTGCTGCACGTCGATAGCCAAATGAGGCACGCTTTGGCAGGCATCAATTAATACTTTTGCTCCGTAATGGTGAGCAATTTGGGTAATTTTTTTCACCGGATTAATACAGCCCAGCGTGTTGGAAACGTGAACCAGAGAAACCAGTTTTGTTTTATCCGAAACCAGCGTTTTGTACTGTTCCAAATCGAATTCTTGATTTGGTGTCAGTTCCACAAATTTCAGCACTGCGCCAGTGGTTTTGGCGACAAGTTGCCAAGGAACTAAATTGCTGTGGTGTTCCATCACCGACAGGATAACTTCATCTCCCGGTTGCAGATTTGTTAGTCCCCAAGCATAAGCTACTAAGTTAATTGCCTCGGAAGCATTGCGCGTGTAAATAATTTCCTGGGGGAAAGTTGCATTAACAAATTTAGCAATTTTTTCTCTAGCACCTTCATAAGCATCTGTCGCCCTAGCACTGAGGGTATGAGCGCCGCGATGCACGTTAGAATTATCATGTTCGTAATAATTTCGCAG
This genomic interval from Argonema galeatum A003/A1 contains the following:
- a CDS encoding SufS family cysteine desulfurase, whose amino-acid sequence is MTITQEKTLADRVRADFPILKQEVNGKPLVYLDNAATSQKPVAVLDALRNYYEHDNSNVHRGAHTLSARATDAYEGAREKIAKFVNATFPQEIIYTRNASEAINLVAYAWGLTNLQPGDEVILSVMEHHSNLVPWQLVAKTTGAVLKFVELTPNQEFDLEQYKTLVSDKTKLVSLVHVSNTLGCINPVKKITQIAHHYGAKVLIDACQSVPHLAIDVQQIDCDWLVASSHKMCGPTGIGFLYGKRDLLRAMPPFMGGGEMIADVFLEHSTYADLPHKFEAGTPAIAEAIGLGAAVDYLSNIGMDKIHAYEAELTAYLFEQLRQIPELILYGPQPNSNGEGRAALAAFTAGEVHPHDLSTILDQAGVAIRAGHHCTQPLHRYIKAQSTARASLYFYNTREEIDVFIAALKEAIEFFGGIFG